Proteins encoded by one window of Clostridium cagae:
- the tsaE gene encoding tRNA (adenosine(37)-N6)-threonylcarbamoyltransferase complex ATPase subunit type 1 TsaE, with translation MEFNVYSIKETTTLGIEIGKLLNSGDIICLTGDLGTGKTHITKGIALGLDIKDDITSPTFTIVNEYDDGRLKLNHFDVYRVNDPDEIYAIGFDDYIFSDSVSIIEWANYIEDIIPDEFLHINIEKDLEKGDNYRKITLTPYGEKYDYIKELKI, from the coding sequence ATGGAATTTAATGTTTATAGCATAAAAGAAACTACTACTTTAGGAATAGAAATAGGAAAATTACTTAATTCAGGAGATATAATTTGTCTAACAGGAGATTTAGGTACTGGAAAAACTCATATAACTAAAGGCATTGCCCTTGGTTTAGATATAAAAGATGATATTACAAGCCCTACATTTACAATTGTAAATGAATATGATGATGGAAGATTAAAATTAAATCATTTTGATGTATATAGAGTAAATGATCCAGATGAAATCTATGCTATAGGATTTGATGATTATATTTTTTCTGATAGTGTTTCTATAATAGAATGGGCAAATTATATTGAAGATATTATTCCTGATGAATTTCTTCATATAAATATAGAAAAAGATTTAGAAAAAGGTGATAATTATAGGAAGATAACATTAACACCTTATGGGGAAAAATATGATTATATAAAGGAGTTAAAAATATGA
- a CDS encoding metal ABC transporter substrate-binding protein, with translation MKKITFIMIIITLTFSVGMGVFANPLLANTENDQKEDREKYLNIMTVNKPQYKMVKKIVQNKHNVQYMMTEETDINGFKYNKEIIENVSNMDLFIYSGTSFEPWANSFINELKKGSMGIINLSRGMRLLNYDGNEASKENPYYFEGIDSYKIALYNVKAAVQDRDPKNRDYYEENYNNAIKELNNQIEPYNEKIKGLKDYTFLALNDNFDYLTKDLGLHVVKLNNYEISEFIKVNNLDENKLIILKDGTEETNMDLSKYKVVNLWKYYGNMSFDELILYNIKVLTDLL, from the coding sequence TTGAAAAAGATTACCTTTATTATGATTATAATAACTCTTACATTTTCTGTAGGTATGGGGGTATTTGCGAATCCTTTATTAGCTAATACTGAAAATGACCAGAAGGAAGATAGAGAGAAATATTTAAATATAATGACTGTTAATAAACCACAATATAAAATGGTGAAAAAGATTGTTCAAAATAAACATAATGTTCAATACATGATGACAGAGGAAACAGATATTAATGGATTTAAGTATAATAAAGAGATTATAGAAAATGTATCTAATATGGATCTTTTTATTTATTCTGGCACTAGTTTTGAACCTTGGGCAAATAGTTTCATAAATGAACTTAAAAAAGGTAGTATGGGAATAATTAATTTATCAAGAGGTATGAGACTTCTAAATTATGATGGAAATGAAGCATCAAAAGAAAATCCTTATTACTTTGAAGGAATAGACTCATATAAGATAGCTTTATATAATGTAAAAGCTGCTGTTCAAGATAGAGACCCTAAAAATAGAGATTATTATGAAGAAAACTATAATAATGCTATAAAAGAATTAAACAATCAAATAGAACCCTATAATGAAAAAATAAAAGGATTGAAAGATTATACTTTCTTAGCTTTAAATGATAACTTTGATTATTTAACTAAAGACTTAGGATTACATGTAGTCAAATTAAATAATTATGAGATATCAGAGTTTATTAAAGTTAATAATTTAGATGAAAATAAACTTATTATATTAAAAGATGGTACAGAAGAAACTAATATGGATTTATCTAAATATAAAGTGGTAAATCTTTGGAAATATTATGGAAATATGTCTTTTGATGAGCTAATATTATACAACATAAAAGTATTAACAGATTTATTGTAG
- a CDS encoding PocR ligand-binding domain-containing protein translates to MIKDNLNLNKVIDLEKWVNLQESLAVVTKVAIIIVDYKGNPITKHSGCHRFCKAVRANPELVKYCQKCDSRGGLEAVRLNEPYIYLCHYNIVDIAIPIIIDGKYIGAVMAGQVKLSDTNASDILEQIVGTSNNFIVKKALEDFKNYYDELPILSYEEVKEIANMLFSLCNYLIEEALDKNLISEMYRNTIKNQSEIDSNILTGYTIKNIEHAKKEISNAIINAYTGEKPSSNGEMITVSNTLKPGIEYLYKHKSENVTAEKMSKICHISSSYFSRLFIKETGEKFSTYVSKLKIEWAKSILEETDMNINEISEELGFSESGYFIKIFKRYEGITPFLYRKYCKKR, encoded by the coding sequence TTGATAAAAGATAATTTAAATTTAAACAAGGTTATAGATTTAGAAAAATGGGTCAATTTACAAGAATCTCTTGCAGTAGTTACAAAGGTAGCAATAATAATTGTTGACTATAAGGGTAATCCAATTACTAAGCATAGTGGATGTCATAGATTTTGTAAAGCAGTAAGAGCTAATCCAGAGCTTGTGAAGTATTGTCAAAAGTGCGATTCAAGAGGTGGACTTGAGGCAGTTCGTTTAAATGAACCATACATATATTTATGTCATTATAATATAGTAGATATAGCTATTCCAATAATAATTGATGGTAAATATATTGGAGCAGTTATGGCAGGGCAAGTAAAATTGTCAGATACTAATGCTTCAGATATACTAGAGCAAATAGTAGGTACATCTAATAACTTCATAGTTAAAAAAGCTTTAGAAGATTTTAAAAATTATTATGATGAATTGCCTATTTTATCTTATGAAGAAGTAAAGGAAATTGCAAATATGTTATTTTCTTTGTGTAACTATCTAATAGAAGAGGCACTAGATAAAAACTTGATTTCAGAAATGTATCGAAACACCATAAAAAATCAATCTGAAATAGATTCAAATATCTTAACAGGTTACACAATAAAAAATATTGAGCATGCCAAAAAGGAAATATCTAATGCTATAATAAATGCCTACACTGGAGAAAAGCCTTCTAGTAATGGTGAAATGATTACAGTAAGCAACACTCTAAAACCAGGAATAGAGTATCTTTATAAACATAAGAGTGAAAACGTTACGGCAGAGAAAATGTCTAAGATTTGTCATATTAGTTCAAGCTATTTTAGTAGGCTTTTTATAAAGGAAACTGGAGAAAAATTTTCAACCTACGTATCCAAGTTAAAGATTGAATGGGCAAAGAGTATATTAGAAGAAACAGATATGAATATTAATGAAATTAGTGAAGAACTTGGATTTAGTGAATCGGGGTACTTTATAAAAATATTTAAACGATATGAAGGGATAACACCATTTCTTTATAGGAAATATTGTAAGAAAAGATAA
- the rimI gene encoding ribosomal protein S18-alanine N-acetyltransferase, protein MKLTTSLMTETDIDAVLEISLLSFPTSWSKESYIQELANPLANYIVAKYDDKIIGFVGAWLIIDEAHITNIAVCPDFRRKNVASALLDSLIEINKRAGCISYTLEVRASNIPAQELYKKYGFVENGIRKNYYQDNKEDAIIMWRIDEKNNS, encoded by the coding sequence GTGAAACTAACAACTAGTTTAATGACTGAAACTGATATTGATGCAGTTTTAGAAATTAGCTTATTAAGTTTCCCTACATCTTGGAGTAAAGAATCATATATTCAAGAATTAGCAAATCCACTTGCTAATTATATAGTTGCCAAATATGATGATAAAATTATAGGTTTTGTAGGTGCTTGGCTAATAATAGATGAAGCACACATTACCAATATAGCTGTGTGTCCTGATTTTAGAAGAAAAAATGTTGCTTCTGCTTTATTAGATTCATTAATTGAAATTAATAAAAGAGCAGGTTGCATTTCTTATACTTTAGAGGTAAGAGCTAGTAATATTCCAGCTCAAGAATTATATAAAAAGTATGGCTTTGTTGAAAATGGAATTAGAAAAAATTATTATCAAGATAATAAAGAAGATGCAATAATTATGTGGCGTATAGATGAAAAAAATAATTCGTAG
- a CDS encoding ECF transporter S component has translation MNKNTNKTIKISLLSALALILMYFEFPVIPIFPWLKIDLSDVPALLGAFGFGPLAGVVIELIKNILILLIKGSQSGFVGELANFLVGVSLVLPAGIIYKRNKSKKSAILGMALGGICIEIVGIILNVYLLLPAYGMHMNSAELLKYVTVGLIPFNGIKAIIVSILTYILYKKVSVSIFKAEPNFGSPEKSSKTITE, from the coding sequence ATGAACAAGAACACAAACAAAACAATTAAAATTTCATTATTATCAGCATTAGCGCTTATACTTATGTATTTTGAATTCCCTGTAATACCAATATTTCCATGGCTTAAAATTGACTTAAGTGATGTACCAGCATTACTAGGAGCATTTGGATTTGGGCCTTTAGCAGGTGTGGTAATAGAATTAATTAAAAACATATTAATACTTTTAATTAAAGGAAGTCAAAGTGGATTTGTTGGAGAACTTGCTAATTTTTTAGTTGGGGTATCTTTAGTACTACCAGCAGGAATTATTTATAAAAGAAACAAATCTAAGAAATCAGCTATTTTAGGTATGGCTTTAGGTGGAATTTGTATTGAAATTGTAGGAATTATATTAAATGTGTATTTACTTTTACCGGCATATGGTATGCATATGAACAGTGCAGAATTATTAAAGTATGTTACAGTAGGTTTAATACCATTCAATGGTATTAAGGCGATAATAGTTTCTATATTAACATATATTTTATATAAAAAGGTGTCTGTATCTATATTTAAGGCAGAACCTAACTTTGGAAGTCCAGAAAAAAGTTCAAAGACTATAACTGAATAA
- the tsaB gene encoding tRNA (adenosine(37)-N6)-threonylcarbamoyltransferase complex dimerization subunit type 1 TsaB: protein MIILSIDSSSKVATAALLEDGNLLGEITLNNKKEHSTILMTLVENLLDNCNLDIDSIDGFVVSKGPGSFTGLRIGMATIKGLSFGGNKPYVSISSLDALAYSIAPFNGIICPVMDALRNNVYTALYKSCNGKLEQIMDYSALDINELVDMLNEKGENVMFIGDGLNNTKEYILENCNNCFFPPNHLNLVRASSLGELGLLKLKNGEYDDSNSAPFYLKKPQAEREYEKRMKLKSETNN, encoded by the coding sequence ATGATTATACTAAGTATAGATTCATCTTCAAAAGTTGCAACTGCTGCTTTACTTGAAGATGGTAATTTACTAGGAGAAATAACTTTAAATAATAAAAAAGAGCATTCTACTATATTAATGACTTTAGTAGAAAATTTATTAGATAATTGTAATTTGGATATTGATTCTATAGATGGATTTGTAGTATCTAAAGGACCTGGTTCTTTTACAGGTTTAAGAATTGGAATGGCTACAATTAAAGGATTAAGCTTTGGAGGAAATAAACCTTATGTAAGTATTTCTAGCCTTGATGCACTTGCATATAGCATTGCTCCATTTAACGGTATAATCTGCCCTGTAATGGATGCATTAAGAAACAATGTCTATACTGCTTTATACAAATCTTGTAATGGAAAATTAGAACAAATAATGGATTACTCTGCTCTTGATATAAATGAGCTAGTTGACATGCTTAATGAAAAAGGAGAAAATGTTATGTTCATTGGTGATGGACTTAATAATACCAAGGAATACATATTAGAAAATTGTAATAATTGTTTCTTTCCACCAAATCATCTTAATTTAGTTAGAGCTTCTTCATTGGGTGAATTAGGACTACTAAAACTAAAAAATGGTGAATATGATGATTCTAACTCTGCTCCATTTTATTTAAAAAAACCTCAAGCTGAGAGGGAATATGAAAAAAGGATGAAGTTAAAAAGTGAAACTAACAACTAG